In a genomic window of Carassius gibelio isolate Cgi1373 ecotype wild population from Czech Republic chromosome A3, carGib1.2-hapl.c, whole genome shotgun sequence:
- the LOC127951040 gene encoding polycomb protein suz12-A, whose product MAPQKHGSGGNGFYANSASKAANGGAHVSSGVVMSSVKRPKMEQVQADHELFLQAFEKPTQIYRFLRTRNLIAPIFLHRSLTYMAHRNSRTNSKRKYFSVNDLLFKVEKSKVDQESHNMASNLQLTFTGFFHKTEKPLQNSENEENSVSVEVLLVKVCHKKRKDVSCPVKQVPTGKKQVPLNPDGNQTKLGAFPTLMVSSHEFEPSNSHMVKSYSLLFRVSRPGRRELNGMTTRDTNVMEELSNRKKRYCSNQDDGETTFVAQMTVFDKNRRLQLLDGEYEVSMQEMEESPVGKKRATWETILDGKWLPPFETFSQGPTLQFTLRWTNDTADRGTATVAKPLATRNSESSSVDGSKPSNVKPPQAVAVNDSVGADLPIRREQTHVEPRQKLRVYYQFLYNNNTRQQTEARDDLHCPWCTLNCRKLYSLLKHLKLSHSRFIFIYVPHPKGARIDVSINECYDGSYVGNPQDIHCQPGFAFSRNGPVKRTPVTHFLVCRPKRSKPSLSEFLELEDGEQEQQRTYISGHNRLYFHSDSCVPLRPQEMEVDSEDERDPAWLREKTVMQIDEFMDVNEGEKEVMKLWNLHVMKHGFIADDQMNQACMLFVEHHGTTIIEKNLCRNVLLHLVSMHDFGLVNTVSIDKAMAHLRDLKQQKDGQEQSKPQDNADGGSRGDGEASVSNFIKTQNH is encoded by the exons ATGGCTCCACAAAAGCACGGATCTGGTGGAAACGGTTTTTACGCCAACAGCGCGAGTAAAGCGGCTAATGGTGGAGCTCACGTATCGTCCGGTGTTGTGATGTCTTCAGTCAAGCGACCCAAGATGGAGCAGGTCCAAGCCGACCACGAACTCTTCCTGCAAGCCTTCGAGA AACCAACTCAAATATACCGATTTCTTCGCACAAGGAATCTCATCGCA CCAATCTTCCTTCACAGATCTCTTACATATATGGCACACAGAAATTCAAGAACAAATTCAAAAAG AAAATACTTTAGTGTGAACGACCTGCTATTCAAAGTAGAAAAGTCGAAAGTGGATCAGGAATCTCACAA CATGGCGTCAAACCTGCAGCTCACTTTTACTGGATTCTTTCATAAAACTG AGAAGCCATTGCAGAACTCAGAGAATGAAGAAAACTCAGTGTCTGTGGAAGTGCTGCTTGTTAAGGTCTGCCACAAGAAGAGAAAG GATGTAAGTTGTCCAGTAAAGCAAGTGCCTACAGGGAAAAAGCAGGTGCCTCTGAACCCAGACGGCAACCAGACCAAGCTGGGAGCTTTTCCCACACTGATGGTGTCCAGCCATGAGTTTGAACCCAGTAACAGCCACATGGTGAAGTCCTACTCCCTTCTGTTCAGAGTGTCTCGTCCGGGGAGGAGAGAGCTCAACGGCATGACCACCAGAGATACCA ATGTTATGGAAGAGCTGTCTAACAGGAAGAAGAGATACTGCTCTAATCAGGATGACGGAGAAACTACATTTGTGGCACAAATGacagtttttgataaaaatag ACGCCTACAACTTTTGGATGGTGAGTATGAAGTCTCCATGCAGGAGATGGAGGAGAGTCCTGTAGGCAAGAAACGGGCAACGTGGGAAACCATACTAGATGGGAAG TGGCTTCCACCCTTCGAGACCTTTTCTCAGGGTCCCACACTGCAGTTCACTTTGCGATGGACTAATGACACGGCTGACAGAGGAACAGCCACAGTGGCCAAACCTCTTGCCACACGCAATTCTGAATCCAGCTCAGTAGACGGCAGCAAGCCTAGCAATGTAAAGCCTCCACAGGCAGTAG CTGTTAATGATTCGGTTGGTGCTGATCTACCAATCAGAAGAGAACAAACTCATGTTGAACCTCGTCAGAAACTACGTGTTTATTATCAG TTCCTATACAACAATAACACACGGCAGCAGACGGAGGCCAGAGATGACCTGCACTGTCCCTGGTGCACGTTGAACTGCCGTAAGCTCTACAGTCTCCTCAAGCACCTCAAGCTCTCGCACAGCCGCTTCATCTTCATCTATGTG CCTCATCCTAAAGGAGCCAGGATAGATGTGTCGATTAATGAATGCTATGATGGCTCTTACGTGGGCAACCCTCAGGACATCCACTGCCAGCCCGGCTTTGCCTTCAGCCGTAACGGCCCCGTGAAGAGGACTCCAGTTACACACTTCCTTGTTTGCAG GCCCAAGCGCTCAAAGCCCAGCCTCTCAGAGTTCCTGGAGTTAGAGGATGGGGAACAGGAGCAGCAGCGGACGTACATCAGCGGCCACAACCGCCTGTACTTCCACAGCGACAGCTGCGTGCCTCTTAGACCACAGGAAATGGAGGTGGACAGTGAGGACGAGAGAGATCCGGCATGGCTCAGGGAGAAAACCGTTATG CAAATCGATGAATTCATGGATGTCaatgagggagagaaagaggTCATGAAACTGTGGAACCTGCATGTAATGAAACATGG ATTCATAGCTGACGACCAAATGAATCAGGCCTGCATGTTGTTTGTGGAACATCATGGCACCACCATCATTGAGAAGAATCTGTGCCGGAACGTTCTGCTCCATCTGGTCAGCATGCACGACTTTGGCCTGGTAAATACGGTGAGCATAGATAAGGCCATGGCTCACCTGAGAGATCTGAAACAGCAAAAAGATGGCCAGGAGCAATCCAAACCTCAAGACAATGCTGATGGTGGATCCAGAGGTGATGGTGAAGCCAGTGTATCAAACTTCATCAAGACCCAGAATCACTGA